ATGCCAGTTGATTGACAAACCGTATTTCTCAGCTGTTCTTTCCAACAGGTATCTGGCGATCCAGATTTGATCACCGGCTGCGGCAGCACCTTTGGCAAATACCTGGAATTCCCACTGACCGGTAGCCACTTCAGCGTTAATACCTTCTACATTAATACCTGCCTCCAGACACAGATCAAGGTGCTCTTCAACTATTTCTCTTCCATACGCATTATTAGAACCTACGGAACAGTAGTAAGGGCCCTGCGGACGTGGATACCCACCGGTAGGAAAACCTAAAGGCAAGTTAGTATCGGGATTCCACAGGAAATACTCCTGCTCAAATCCGAACCAGAAATCGTTGTCATCGTCATCGATAAGTGCGCGTCCATTACTAATATGGGGAGTTTTATCAGGGTTAAGCACTTCTGTCATTACCAGATAGGCATTCTTTCTTCCCGGATCCGGGAAAATGGCAACCGGCTTGAGCAAACAGTCTGATGAATTTCCTTCTGCCTGCTGGGTTGAACTACCATCGAATGACCACATAGGGCATGATTCAAGGGTCCCATCAAAATCAGAGACTATTTTTGTCTTACTTCTTAAACACTGGGTTGGCTTATAACCATCCAGCCATACATACTCGAGTTTAGTTTTTGCCATAGTTTTAAAACATTTACAATTATTACCAATTAGTTATATTATACAATTCATCTTCAACCATCCCCTCTCTTATTTTCTGTCCTGAGTCATTTATATAAGCTTGTAATTGAGTTTCTATCTTTTTAAAAAGTGAAACTCTGTGTTTAAAATTCTCATCGGTCACCTGCTCGGCCTTGTCATCAGATACCAGTTTTCCATACCTGTCTCTAACAAAGGCTCTGAACCATGGGTCATAAATGATCAGCCTGAATTTTTCATCTTTTACATCCACACGTATTTGGAAAGTGGCCTCACCGACAGGCTTTTTGACCTCCCCAAGTATGCGACTGTAGATACGGAGTTTGGCGTTCGAAATGAGAAGGGTAATAGAATCCACATCCTTAGAGCTCCCCTGCTCATCAAAATATTCTACAACCCCTTGGTAAATAGCTTCACGCCCATGACCAATGCAGGGTACTATCTTCTCATAAAACGCTGGAAACTCCGGTTTTACCGGAGTGCCCAACATTTCAACAGACAGCAATAAATTGTTAAGTATCAATATGTGAATCAGTACGCTCATCAGCTATTTTAAAAGGTATAAACTGCTGCCAGAAGAAATGATGCCAGGCTTCCGTTCGGCTCAAGGTCCCTATCTAAGAAAGAATCTTCAGAGGACGTGTCGAACCGCAATTCCGGGATAATGGTCAGGTTACCGACCCTGGCATTGGCCGAAAGTGTGATGTCAAGCACACTACCATCTCCATCAGGATCAAGAGTGATCACTTCAAGTCCATTATTATATACTTTAAAATATTCTACTCTTGTGCCTATTGCGAAAGTCTCAGACGTCTTTAATTGCAAGTAGGCGGCGGCTCCGTAAAAGCCCGCACCGTCGCCATCCGCATCGACCACATCACTCCCATTGTAGAGTTCACCTACACTGGTGGTATTGTATGTAGCATTAAAGCCAAGAAAGAAAGCGTCCGATACTTCTACTCCGGTAGTGATGTCAGCCTGGAAGGTACTGCCTGCTGAATAATCATCGGCAGACGCCTCATCTTCATCCAGTTTACCATCCTGATCACCATAGAGAAAATTAATATAAGTACTTCCGAATAAGCCGACCTGAAGACCTGCAGTATATGTACCAACAGGGTTAAATTCAGTAAGGTCCGTTGGATTCATAACAGAGGCCATTAGCGAAAAATCATCTGACACTTGCAGATCCGCTTTTAAGCCGGTGTGTGAAAACGGACCATAGGAGAACATATATGAAGTAGAGTAATTGAAGTTGGCAGCGGGCGATATTACTTCGTAACCCAAAAATGTATTGAAATTACCTAAGGTGAGTGTCAACGCCTCATTTACGTTCCAGTAGGCATAGAGTTGGTTGATGATTTGCGAACTCCCTCTCTCAGAATTATAGTATGGTGATGCAAAAACAGCATCTTCACCTCTGGGACCAAATGCAAGGTCAGCCACAAAGCCACCTTTTTCAGCCTGATAAGAACCAATAAAATTTACCATTCCAAGACTGAATCCGGGTAAATTACCAAATGATGTACCTGGTGCCTGGTAATTCTCTCCGCTATTTTTAGCGTTGAGGTTAGCCCTATAGTAAACATCAATGGAACCTGACAGAGAGAACTCTCCGCTCTTCTCCTCTTCGTCCTGAGCAAATACCGGTAAAACAGTGAAATAAAGTAACATAGTAAATAGCGTAAATGACTTTTTCATCTTACTTTTGGGTTAAGTTAATAATTGCGTTAACTGATAGAAGCCCGTTAATTCTGGGAGAAAGGTGAGATTTTCTTTCAGAAGGGCTTCTTATTTTTTATAGCCTATTCGTCATATACAATGGTATAACCTCGTATACCATGTTCGTGACTATCAAGCCCTTCTATTTCATGTTGTTCGGAAACCCGTATACCAAAAAGTTTCTTCAGCACGAAAAAGATGATAAAAGCAGAGGCAAAAGCTGTAGCACCACACACCGCTACTCCATAGAGCTGAGGCAGGAAGGGCATAGGAGTACCCTCAGCCGTTACTCCAAAAATACCTACAGCCAGTGTTCCCCATACACCACATACAAGGTGAACGGATACTGCCCCTACGCAGTCATCAAGCTTTAGTTTATCGAGAGTAATAGCTGAAAGTACTACCAGTATTCCTGCCACAAAACCTACTACCAGCGCCCAACCCGGACTGATCACATCCGCACCAGCAGTTATTCCTACCAAACCTGCAAGCAGGCCGTTAAGAACCATACCAAAATCCAGTCTTTTGAAAACGAAATACCCGGCCAGGAGACCTCCCAGTGCGCCGGTACATGCGCCCAAACTGGTTGTAACCAATACAAAAGACACTTTACCCGGATCGGCCGACAGCACTGAGCCCCCATTGAAACCGAACCAGCCCAGCCATAAAAGAAAAACACCTATGGTGGCCAGAGGCACACTTGATCCTGGTTTATCAATTACTTTTCCATCAACATATTTTCCTATGCGAGGCCCCAATAACATAATACCAGCCAAAGCTCCCCATCCTCCAACTGAATGAACCAGGGTAGAACCGGCAAAATCATAGAAACCAGCTGCATGAAGTGCACCACCACCCCATTTCCAGCTTCCGATGATCGGGTACACAATACCTACAAACAATAATGTAAAGGTGATGTAGGAAGATATTTTTATACGTTCAGCCACTGCCCCCGAAACGATGGTTGCTGCAGTTGCTGCAAACATAGCCTGAAACAAAAAATCTGTCCAGTAGGTATAACCCCCACTTGCATAATCA
This region of Fulvivirga ulvae genomic DNA includes:
- a CDS encoding glutamine synthetase beta-grasp domain-containing protein gives rise to the protein MAKTKLEYVWLDGYKPTQCLRSKTKIVSDFDGTLESCPMWSFDGSSTQQAEGNSSDCLLKPVAIFPDPGRKNAYLVMTEVLNPDKTPHISNGRALIDDDDNDFWFGFEQEYFLWNPDTNLPLGFPTGGYPRPQGPYYCSVGSNNAYGREIVEEHLDLCLEAGINVEGINAEVATGQWEFQVFAKGAAAAGDQIWIARYLLERTAEKYGLSINWHPKPLKGDWNGSGMHANFSNSILRTAGSKDVYDMVCESFGPRVKEHIEVYGADNDQRLTGAHETQSIDKFSYGVSDRGASIRIPIGTVENGWKGWLEDRRPASNGDPYKIAARIIKTVKTAEVAVEAAI
- a CDS encoding porin yields the protein MKKSFTLFTMLLYFTVLPVFAQDEEEKSGEFSLSGSIDVYYRANLNAKNSGENYQAPGTSFGNLPGFSLGMVNFIGSYQAEKGGFVADLAFGPRGEDAVFASPYYNSERGSSQIINQLYAYWNVNEALTLTLGNFNTFLGYEVISPAANFNYSTSYMFSYGPFSHTGLKADLQVSDDFSLMASVMNPTDLTEFNPVGTYTAGLQVGLFGSTYINFLYGDQDGKLDEDEASADDYSAGSTFQADITTGVEVSDAFFLGFNATYNTTSVGELYNGSDVVDADGDGAGFYGAAAYLQLKTSETFAIGTRVEYFKVYNNGLEVITLDPDGDGSVLDITLSANARVGNLTIIPELRFDTSSEDSFLDRDLEPNGSLASFLLAAVYTF
- a CDS encoding ammonium transporter; translation: MEKFFLSELPLAVRESALEATASADSIDLSLVAEGLFTANNIWMMMATALVFIMHLGFAGVEAGFSQSKNTVNILFKNTLTPVIGILTYYIIGFNLMYPGFETPGWFSFGGFFLDLPSNGNTSDYASGGYTYWTDFLFQAMFAATAATIVSGAVAERIKISSYITFTLLFVGIVYPIIGSWKWGGGALHAAGFYDFAGSTLVHSVGGWGALAGIMLLGPRIGKYVDGKVIDKPGSSVPLATIGVFLLWLGWFGFNGGSVLSADPGKVSFVLVTTSLGACTGALGGLLAGYFVFKRLDFGMVLNGLLAGLVGITAGADVISPGWALVVGFVAGILVVLSAITLDKLKLDDCVGAVSVHLVCGVWGTLAVGIFGVTAEGTPMPFLPQLYGVAVCGATAFASAFIIFFVLKKLFGIRVSEQHEIEGLDSHEHGIRGYTIVYDE